One genomic segment of Polyodon spathula isolate WHYD16114869_AA chromosome 17, ASM1765450v1, whole genome shotgun sequence includes these proteins:
- the LOC121329806 gene encoding tetratricopeptide repeat protein 9A-like has protein sequence MQPSRAVVQDGNSSTIILGSGSVARLLEQSNALPDNSRRDPERPEYHHSQQQQQHYSYHGSTLTRDPGQRRPEQAQLLHRALEFKSQGTQCYKVKKYREAIGKYHRALLDMKALHALLGDQGTTTCQSSAEPPPGGTPGLSEEQMEMVENIEVECYNSLAACLLQMELVNYERVKVYCLKVLGKEGENFKALYRSGVAYYHLGDYHKALYYLKEAQKQQPTDTNVIRYIQLTEMKLRRSVHRQEEAL, from the exons ATGCAACCGAGTCGGGCAGTGGTACAAGACGGGAATTCGAGCACAATAATACTGGGTTCGGGCAGCGTGGCCAGGCTGCTAGAACAGAGCAACGCGTTGCCAGATAACAGCCGCCGAGACCCCGAGCGTCCTGAGTACCATCACAgccagcaacaacagcagcactACAGCTACCACGGCTCCACCCTCACGAGGGATCCCGGCCAGCGGCGTCCAGAGCAGGCGCAGCTGCTCCACAGGGCGCTGGAGTTCAAGAGCCAGGGGACCCAGTGCTACAAGGTGAAGAAATACAGGGAAGCCATCGGGAAGTACCACAGGGCGCTACTGGACATGAAAGCGCTACACGCGTTGCTCGGGGACCAAGGTACCACGACATGTCAGTCCTCAGCGGAGCCTCCGCCGGGGGGCACGCCGGGGCTGAGCGAGGAGCAGATGGAGATGGTGGAGAACATCGAGGTCGAGTGTTACAACAGCCTGGCAG cctGTCTGCTGCAGATGGAGCTGGTGAACTACGAGAGAGTGAAGGTGTACTGTCTGAAGGTGCTTGGGAAGGAAGGGGAGAACTTCAAGGCTCTGTACCGCTCCGGAGTGGCCTACTACCACCTGGGGGACTACCACAAGGCCCTGTACTACCTCAAGGAAGCCCAGAAACAGCAGCCCACAG ATACCAATGTTATCCGCTACATCCAGTTGACGGAAATGAAACTCCGTCGCTCCGTTCACCGGCAGGAGGAGGCCTTGTAA